One genomic region from Anopheles bellator chromosome 2, idAnoBellAS_SP24_06.2, whole genome shotgun sequence encodes:
- the LOC131207413 gene encoding carbonic anhydrase 13-like translates to MSALCLSLLFACQPVVFSRGLQDERSEFWWSKGYPGHPNDIDYGRYPAASGPRSSAATPEARASWSYSIKDAVGPPNWSIVAPACGGLYQSPINIVTKETLLVRKKVPLELEGLRNLPSAMTVENEGTSVKFEPHWSGRTRPTLRGGPLRNKYIFEQLHFHWGPQNTLGSEHSLDGQKYPLEVHLVFYNGLYGSFDEAKREVHGLAVVAFFYEVVPNSEDYSLNRWTNFLPPVRQSGSALELSFSKSFSLNSVIGAMGWPYYSYEGSLTTPPCLETVTWIVASKRLAITEREMNLLRSLDGATGGPLVQNYRPTQPVNNRRVFRY, encoded by the exons ATGAGTGCTTTGTGCCTGTCGTTGCTGTTTGCCTGTCAGCCGGTCGTGTTTAGCCGAG GTCTGCAGGACGAGCGCAGTGAGTTTTGGTGGTCGAAAGGGTATCCCGGGCATCCGAACGATATCGATTACGGCCGATATCCGGCAGCGAGTGGCCCCCGATCGTCGGCAGCGACACCGGAAGCACGCGCGTCCTGGAGCTACTCGATCAAGGATGCGGTTGGGCCACCAAACTGGAGCATCGTGGCACCGGCATGCGGTGGCCTGTACCAGAGCCCGATCAACATCGTCACCAAAGAGACACTGTTGGTCCGCAAGAAGGTGCCACTGGAGCTGGAAGGATTGCGCAACCTGCCGTCGGCGATGACGGTCGAGAACGAGGGAACGTCGGTGAAGTTCGAGCCACACTGGAGTGGCCGTACTCGGCCGACGCTTCGCGGAGGACCCCTGCGGAATAAGTACATCTTCGAGCAGCTCCACTTCCACTGGGGTCCACAGAACACGCTCGGGTCGGAGCATTCGCTCGATGGGCAAAAGTACCCGCTCGAGGTGCACCTGGTGTTCTACAACGGTCTGTACGGTTCGTTCGACGAGGCCAAACGCGAAGTGCACGGCCTGGCGGTGGTTGCCTTTTTCTACGAAGTCGTCCCCAACTCCGAGGACTACTCGCTGAACCGGTGGACCAACTTCCTGCCACCGGTTCGCCAGTCCGGCTCCGCGTTGGAGCTTTCGTTTAGCAAATCGTTCTCGCTGAACAGTGTGATCGGTGCCATGGGATGGCCGTACTACTCGTACGAGGGTAGCCTGACGACCCCACCGTGCCTGGAAACGGTCACCTGGATCGTGGCCTCGAAGCGGCTCGCCATCACGGAACGGGAGATGAATCTGCTCCGATCGCTGGACGGGGCTACCGGGGGCCCGTTGGTGCAGAACTACAGGCCCACTCAGCCGGTTAACAATCGACGTGTTTTCCGGTACTAG
- the LOC131207412 gene encoding carbonic anhydrase-like: protein MSKHLVSGVTCSVLLLLAHCFLVINADFSYDDPDRWAETDPECAGSRQSPIDIVRAATVAAPEQDYPLKLQGFFRQPVTITVENNGHTAQYTFGWSKDSNRPTIRGGPLGSSIYAFEQLHFHWGAEDDRGSEHTFDGQALPLEGHFVFFNRDYGTFEKAVEQPDGLSVMGVLFELRPNLAEAKWARPLGKVRQAGSSATLTGKDVFSLNDVAGSDWDRYYAYPGSLTTPPCAESVTWIVRSEPFPVAPKDLRALRNLLDSNGAPLVDNFRPVQPLNDRTVTRYGF from the exons ATGAGTAAACACCTTGTTAGTGGCGTAACGTGCTCCGTTTTACTGTTGCTGGCCCACTGCTTTCTGGTGATAAACG CCGATTTTTCCTACGATGACCCCGATCGCTGGGCGGAAACGGATCCGGAATGCGCCGGCTCACGCCAGAGTCCGATCGACATCGTCCGGGCGGCGACGGTCGCGGCTCCCGAGCAGGACTACCCGTTGAAGCTGCAAGGATTCTTTCGCCAGCCCGTCACGATCACGGTGGAGAACAATGGCCACACGGCCCAGTACACGTTCGGGTGGAGCAAGGACAGCAACCGGCCGACGATTCGTGGGGGCCCGCTGGGCAGCTCGATCTACGCGTTCGAGCAGCTCCACTTCCACTGGGGTGCCGAGGACGACCGCGGGTCGGAGCACACGTTCGACGGGCAGGCCCTGCCGCTCGAGGGACACTTTGTGTTCTTCAACCGGGACTACGGCACGTTCGAGAAGGCCGTCGAGCAGCCGGATGGTCTGTCGGTGATGGGCGTACTGTTCGAGCTGCGCCCGAACCTCGCCGAAGCCAAGTGGGCACGGCCCCTCGGCAAGGTACGGCAGGCCGGCTCGAGCGCCACGCTCACCGGCAAGGATGTGTTCAGTCTGAACGATGTGGCCGGCAGCGACTGGGACCGGTACTACGCGTACCCGGGCAGCCTCACGACGCCTCCCTGTGCCGAGAGTGTGACCTGGATCGTGCGCAGCGAACcgttcccggtggccccgaaGGACCTGCGGGCTTTGCGGAACTTGCTCGACTCGAACGGCGCGCCGCTGGTTGACAACTTTCGGCCGGTGCAACCACTCAACGACCGCACCGTCACGCGCTACGGCTTCTAA